The Narcine bancroftii isolate sNarBan1 chromosome 11, sNarBan1.hap1, whole genome shotgun sequence genome has a window encoding:
- the LOC138745555 gene encoding uncharacterized protein isoform X1 — protein sequence MANKRNVDCVDALICSKMPRRDNKPDQLPNGICKPTPLASYSQENSVQYTGSYLAYHLRNQERTDPSGAWSQSQPYLQVAGEPSAQPQPVGDRLHQAEPEAQSPRSTSMKDQLDLVKELMIVRSKWVTFVERQKNLRSDQSRSGVLCPASTGKHNLTGSDLGAGQSCRNVAFPQAVYRSSICCSGVGCSLQNSDHFHRRGQETEWRMPTPVTSRCLIANNDHLLHNQQYGNSLSKNKLLHHGSNIGQASSVGRITKDAEAQSSLGHGFGPYNGNVLQDPRYSLLPYESANGTVPSHTSMPTFQSPPLHVYSKGQKEQAPFYCDKRTPPKFPIPIQPKVVHSHNATLNAAPYSLLHPRGYRAQPVGCPYPVRGVVGQMPVSNSTFVPQLSPGNPYPPQSESLGYPVQPHLLHNSAPTTGPSIHPNLETVPQPGQLGLQSPSIRNLSAAPQDPASANTPSLDALCCRLRGVGDAQMDTPCYNSLAAPPNKEYIGHPQLISKHSAFQPVLSGKPFKGPFERPAVSLADQRPKDIYTHEFNPSTDISPNCNHGTSAFSKENEITNSMLVDCELGSPPTSYSISPSGRTSEVNFLSAHSSEAHKRLSASSPPMPVINNVFSLAPYRSYLEATGLFFTSCQKCQSDCNKPLSCSCPSESQTNLCGTAAFANADLHEESPMKLTQVIDELQCKDAELKQSNPSVCSGACSKETLSRKKREGGQPNPAASLDQDVNLSPTLGIQNPTPRPIASYQVDNDDPTGKLEMTKADAESVLDLSVKSRSQSVQPQFSASPGRGEEPECMGKELGSTGERSEKLENKGESTRHGGGPRSEVGDTRPAPPSVPCKPGEEINSKEVSNEDKENTAGSVNRKESEAHLESSGATAVKTTTSSCSPLTVALNRCEVLRPAPTRVERSSLSRLPEGPADMNMITVLGSVNPLRLIVPLELVVPDEAKSVLSPTPEVKKSSCETKVHIPSWGEPAQSAGDMHTSFLALHQSLCCMVAQSVAETPAEDLQARLRDFEARSRSKEDPKARSSSKSKNGPRNEASKSQEMWLGYGQVAPTMRKLLSQLETYLFTRMCPFPHVIRAGATFIPIYLVKEKLFSSLKGTAIDQVFQEHKIELRPTTLSEEKKLQNELQLQRCSSRLIKLLSLKQLPQIYPDLLNVLWYSCAKIRLGLQEDENLKKTAVIPTPADESSAKSLTDPGSAGKKKAQKETPAARPGEKHGEPSPGAKLRKRRKRGSAAALASSNPARAHPASGSPSGPRANSSSVDRSEAPCSSGPAGDAALPTEPRPVPPKLQKSTTEEFLEKRALAKSDFEKKGSALVVKLNRVVIKNDDKGTAIPYSVKIEGSQIKGSQIKGAQIKGAQIKGAQIKGAQIKGSQMPIKKRSTALRPTRSTSKMLHLRDSIVRLKFEKFVQTARKRNLVLKPTTTRKSLFTRGPQQLWERKSLRLLSRRKHQDEKYPNLVGKRIRHLYEENDKSESWYKGVVLRVYEKHQNPLKTVFEVKYDSEPDWQYYLELLQDYEKGWLRVDN from the exons ATGGCCAACAAAAGAAACGTGGATTGCGTGGACGCTCTGATCTGTAGCAAGATGCCTCGAAGGGACAACAAACCTGATCAGTTACCGAACGGGATTTGCAAACCCACTCCCCTCGCCAGCTACTCACAAGAAAATTCCGTGCAATACACCGGATCTTACTTAGCGTACCATCTCCGAAATCAAGAGAGAACCGACCCCTCCGGAGCCTGGAGCCAGTCACAGCCCTACCTGCAAGTTGCAGGTGAACCCTCTGCCCAGCCGCAGCCGGTGGGCGACCGTTTGCATCAGGCCGAACCCGAAGCTCAGTCGCCACGATCCACAAGCATGAAAGATCAGCTGGATTTGGTCAAAGAGTTGATGATTGTCCGGTCCAAGTGGGTCACCTTTGTCGAGCGGCAGAAGAACCTGAGGAGTGATCAAAGCCGCTCTGGCGTTCTCTGCCCAGCCTCAACCGGGAAACACAACCTGACTGGATCCGATCTGGGCGCGGGCCAGAGCTGTAGAAACGTAGCATTCCCACAAGCAGTGTACAGAAGTAGTATTTGTTGTTCTGGGGTCGGCTGCTCTTTGCAAAACTCAGATCACTTTCACAGAAGAGGACAGGAGACTGAATGGAGAATGCCAACCCCTGTCACGTCGAGGTGCCTAATTGCAAATAATGATCACTTGCTCCATAACCAACAGTACGGCAACTCGCTCTCAAAAAATAAATTGCTCCATCACGGATCCAACATTGGACAGGCCAGCTCTGTGGGCAGAATCACCAAAGATGCCGAAGCGCAGTCATCCTTGGGCCACGGATTTGGACCGTACAATGGGAATGTTCTGCAGGATCCCAGGTATTCCTTGTTACCCTATGAGAGCGCCAATGGAACTGTGCCAAGTCACACATCCATGCCCACTTTCCAAAGCCCTCCTCTGCATGTGTACTCGAAAGGGCAGAAGGAGCAGGCGCCTTTTTACTGCGATAAGCGGACGCCTCCAAAGTTTCCAATACCGATACAGCCCAAGGTGGTTCACTCTCATAACGCCACGTTGAATGCAGCTCCCTATTCGCTGTTACACCCGCGAGGATACAGGGCCCAACCGGTCGGATGCCCCTATCCGGTTCGAGGAGTAGTTGGGCAGATGCCCGTATCTAATTCCACATTTGTCCCTCAGCTAAGCCCAGGCAATCCTTACCCACCGCAATCTGAATCTCTCGGGTACCCAGTTCAGCCCCATCTGCTACACAACAGTGCTCCCACAACAGGACCTTCAATTCATCCCAATTTAGAGACTGTACCGCAACCGGGGCAGCTTGGGTTGCAGAGCCCTTCCATTAGGAATTTGTCTGCAGCTCCCCAAGATCCAGCAAGTGCAAATACCCCCTCACTGGATGCACTGTGCTGCAGGCTGCGTGGCGTTGGCGACGCACAAATGGATACTCCGTGCTACAATTCATTAGCTGCACCTCCCAATAAGGAATACATTGGCCACCCACAGCTAATAAGCAAACACAGTGCTTTCCAACCAGTTCTGTCTGGAAAACCTTTCAAGGGGCCATTTGAGAGACCCGCTGTCTCCCTGGCAGATCAAAGACCAAAGGACATTTACACGCACGAGTTCAATCCAAGCACTGATATTTCACCCAATTGTAATCATGGAACATCGGCGTTCAGTAAAGAGAATGAAATTACCAACAGCATGTTGGTAGACTGTGAACTGGGGAGTCCACCAACGAGTTACAGTATTAGTCCTAGCGGAAGAACGTCGGAGGTGAATTTCTTATCCGCACACTCTTCTGAGGCTCACAAGAGGCTGTCTGCCTCTTCTCCACCGATGCCAGTCATTAATAACGTGTTCAGCTTGGCTCCCTACAGGTCTTACCTGGAAGCCACTGGGCTGTTTTTCACAAGTTGCCAGAAATGTCAGTCAGATTGCAACAAACCTTTAAGCTGCTCATGCCCTTCAGAAAGCCAAACGAACCTCTGTGGCACTGCTGCGTTCGCGAATGCAGACTTGCACGAGGAAAGCCCGATGAAGCTCACCCAGGTGATCGATGAACTACAATGCAAGGATGCTGAATTAAAACAGAGCAACCCATCGGTCTGCTCAGGAGCCTGTAGCAAAGAAACTCTGTcgagaaagaagagagagggagggcagccaAATCCCGCGGCCTCTCTGGATCAAGATGTTAACTTGTCCCCAACCCTCGGGATTCAAAATCCTACCCCCCGGCCAATTGCGAGCTACCAAGTTGACAACGATGATCCGACCGGAAAGCTTGAGATGACCAAAGCGGACGCTGAATCTGTCCTGGACCTCAGTGTTAAGAGTAGAAGTCAATCTGTGCAGCCACAATTCTCAGCTTCACCTGGGCGTGGGGAAGAACCAGAATGCATGGGCAAAGAGCTAGGAAGCACAGGAGAAAGGTCAGAGAAGCTGGAAAATAAAGGGGAGTCCACTCGTCACGGAGGGGGACCGAGGAGCGAAGTGGGCGATACTCGGCCGGCACCGCCATCAGTTCCTTGCAAACCCGGAGAAGAAATCAACAGTAAAGAAGTATCAAACGAAGATAAAGAAAACACCGCGGGATCTGTGAATCGTAAGGAATCAGAAGCTCATTTGGAGAGCAGTGGGGCAACGGCAGTTAAAACCACCACCAGCAGCTGTAGCCCCCTCACTGTGGCCCTGAATAGATGTGAAGTACTGAGACCAGCCCCGACTAGAGTGGAGAGGTCCAGTCTTTCTCGCCTACCTGAGGGCCCTGCTGACATGAACATGATAACTGTGCTTGGATCTGTCAATCCCTTGAGATTGATTGTACCTCTGGAGTTGGTAGTGCCGGATGAGGCCAAGTCGGTGCTGAGCCCCACCCCAGAGGTCAAGAAGTCCTCCTGCGAAACCAAGGTCCACATTCCGAGCTGGGGCGAGCCAGCGCAGAGCGCGGGCGACATGCACACGTCCTTCCTGGCTCTGCATCAGAGCTTGTGCTGCATGGTTGCGCAGTCTGTGGCCGAAACCCCCGCGGAGGACCTGCAGGCGCGCTTGCGGGACTTCGAGGCGCGGAGCCGCAGCAAGGAAGATCCAAAGGCGAGGTCCTCCAGCAAGTCCAAGAATGGTCCTCGAAACGAGGCGTCCAAGTCGCAGGAGATGTGGCTCGGCTACGGACAAGTGGCGCCCACCATGCGCAAGCTACTCTCCCAGCTGGAGACGTACCTCTTCACCAGAATGTGCCCCTTTCCCCACGTAATAAGGGCCGGCGCGACCTTCATTCCAATCTATTTGGTGAAGGAGAAACTCTTCTCCAGCCTCAAAGGCACAGCGATTGATCAAGTCTTCCAGGAACACAAAATAGAACTACGACCGACGACTCTTTCAGAGGAGAAGAAATTACAGAACGAGTTACAGCTCCAAAGGTGCTCGTCCAGACTAATCAAGCTGCTCTCCCTGAAGCAGTTGCCCCAAATCTATCCGGATTTGCTGAATGTTCTGTGGTATTCATGTGCAAAGATTCGTCTTG GTCTGCAAGAGGATGAAAACTTGAAGAAGACTGCCGTCATTCCAACTCCAGCGGACGAGAGTAGCGCCAAAAGCCTCACCGATCCTGGGTCAGCTGGAAAGAAAAAAGCGCAGAAGGAAACCCCGGCGGCAAGGCCCGGCGAGAAGCATGGCGAGCCCAGCCCTGGGGCAAAGCTAAGAAAGAGACGAAAGCGCGGCAGTGCTGCTGCGCTCGCCAGTTCCAACCCTGCGCGCGCCCATCCGGCCAGTGGTTCGCCATCTGGACCTCGGGCAAACTCCTCGTCCGTTGACCGATCGGAAGCGCCCTGCTCCTCGGGGCCTGCTGGAGACGCGGCGTTGCCCACGGAGCCTCGGCCTGTCCCGCCAAAATTACAGAAGAGCACGACAGAAGAGTTTTTGGAGAAAAGGGCTCTTGCGAAAAGTGACTTTGAAAAGAAAGGCAGTGCTTTGGTTGTTAAGTTGAACAGAGTGGTCATCAAAAATGATGATAAAGGAACAGCCATTCCCTACTCTGTGAAAATCGAAGGATCTCAAATCAAAGGATCTCAAATCAAAGGAGCTCAAATCAAAGGAGCTCAAATCAAAGGAGCTCAAATCAAAGGAGCTCAAATCAAAGGATCCCAAATGCCTATAAAGAAAAGATCCACTGCACTAAGGCCAACGAGAAGCACATCCAAAATGCTCCACCTTCGGGACTCGATTGTTCGGCTAAAATTTGAGAAATTTGTGCAAACTGCTCGGAAAAGAAACTTAGTATTGAAACCAACTACCACGAGAAAGTCTTTATTCACCCGCGGTCCCCAACAGCTGTGGGAGAGGAAAAGTTTGAGGCTTCTAAGCCGCAGGAAACATCAGGATGAAAAGTACCCAAACTTGGTGGGCAAGCGTATCAGGCACCTGTACGAGGAAAATGATAAATCAGAGTCTTGGTATAAAGGTGTAGTGCTTAGAGTGTATGAAAAGCACCAGAATCCTTTAAAGACTGTGTTTGAAGTTAAatatgattctgaacctgactgGCAGTATTACCTTGAACTCTTGCAAGATTATGAGAAAGGGTGGCTGAGGGTTgataattaa
- the LOC138745555 gene encoding uncharacterized protein C15orf39 homolog isoform X2, translating to MANKRNVDCVDALICSKMPRRDNKPDQLPNGICKPTPLASYSQENSVQYTGSYLAYHLRNQERTDPSGAWSQSQPYLQVAGEPSAQPQPVGDRLHQAEPEAQSPRSTSMKDQLDLVKELMIVRSKWVTFVERQKNLRSDQSRSGVLCPASTGKHNLTGSDLGAGQSCRNVAFPQAVYRSSICCSGVGCSLQNSDHFHRRGQETEWRMPTPVTSRCLIANNDHLLHNQQYGNSLSKNKLLHHGSNIGQASSVGRITKDAEAQSSLGHGFGPYNGNVLQDPRYSLLPYESANGTVPSHTSMPTFQSPPLHVYSKGQKEQAPFYCDKRTPPKFPIPIQPKVVHSHNATLNAAPYSLLHPRGYRAQPVGCPYPVRGVVGQMPVSNSTFVPQLSPGNPYPPQSESLGYPVQPHLLHNSAPTTGPSIHPNLETVPQPGQLGLQSPSIRNLSAAPQDPASANTPSLDALCCRLRGVGDAQMDTPCYNSLAAPPNKEYIGHPQLISKHSAFQPVLSGKPFKGPFERPAVSLADQRPKDIYTHEFNPSTDISPNCNHGTSAFSKENEITNSMLVDCELGSPPTSYSISPSGRTSEVNFLSAHSSEAHKRLSASSPPMPVINNVFSLAPYRSYLEATGLFFTSCQKCQSDCNKPLSCSCPSESQTNLCGTAAFANADLHEESPMKLTQVIDELQCKDAELKQSNPSVCSGACSKETLSRKKREGGQPNPAASLDQDVNLSPTLGIQNPTPRPIASYQVDNDDPTGKLEMTKADAESVLDLSVKSRSQSVQPQFSASPGRGEEPECMGKELGSTGERSEKLENKGESTRHGGGPRSEVGDTRPAPPSVPCKPGEEINSKEVSNEDKENTAGSVNRKESEAHLESSGATAVKTTTSSCSPLTVALNRCEVLRPAPTRVERSSLSRLPEGPADMNMITVLGSVNPLRLIVPLELVVPDEAKSVLSPTPEVKKSSCETKVHIPSWGEPAQSAGDMHTSFLALHQSLCCMVAQSVAETPAEDLQARLRDFEARSRSKEDPKARSSSKSKNGPRNEASKSQEMWLGYGQVAPTMRKLLSQLETYLFTRMCPFPHVIRAGATFIPIYLVKEKLFSSLKGTAIDQVFQEHKIELRPTTLSEEKKLQNELQLQRCSSRLIKLLSLKQLPQIYPDLLNVLWYSCAKIRLDLPTHVGLDAPVQVCKRMKT from the exons ATGGCCAACAAAAGAAACGTGGATTGCGTGGACGCTCTGATCTGTAGCAAGATGCCTCGAAGGGACAACAAACCTGATCAGTTACCGAACGGGATTTGCAAACCCACTCCCCTCGCCAGCTACTCACAAGAAAATTCCGTGCAATACACCGGATCTTACTTAGCGTACCATCTCCGAAATCAAGAGAGAACCGACCCCTCCGGAGCCTGGAGCCAGTCACAGCCCTACCTGCAAGTTGCAGGTGAACCCTCTGCCCAGCCGCAGCCGGTGGGCGACCGTTTGCATCAGGCCGAACCCGAAGCTCAGTCGCCACGATCCACAAGCATGAAAGATCAGCTGGATTTGGTCAAAGAGTTGATGATTGTCCGGTCCAAGTGGGTCACCTTTGTCGAGCGGCAGAAGAACCTGAGGAGTGATCAAAGCCGCTCTGGCGTTCTCTGCCCAGCCTCAACCGGGAAACACAACCTGACTGGATCCGATCTGGGCGCGGGCCAGAGCTGTAGAAACGTAGCATTCCCACAAGCAGTGTACAGAAGTAGTATTTGTTGTTCTGGGGTCGGCTGCTCTTTGCAAAACTCAGATCACTTTCACAGAAGAGGACAGGAGACTGAATGGAGAATGCCAACCCCTGTCACGTCGAGGTGCCTAATTGCAAATAATGATCACTTGCTCCATAACCAACAGTACGGCAACTCGCTCTCAAAAAATAAATTGCTCCATCACGGATCCAACATTGGACAGGCCAGCTCTGTGGGCAGAATCACCAAAGATGCCGAAGCGCAGTCATCCTTGGGCCACGGATTTGGACCGTACAATGGGAATGTTCTGCAGGATCCCAGGTATTCCTTGTTACCCTATGAGAGCGCCAATGGAACTGTGCCAAGTCACACATCCATGCCCACTTTCCAAAGCCCTCCTCTGCATGTGTACTCGAAAGGGCAGAAGGAGCAGGCGCCTTTTTACTGCGATAAGCGGACGCCTCCAAAGTTTCCAATACCGATACAGCCCAAGGTGGTTCACTCTCATAACGCCACGTTGAATGCAGCTCCCTATTCGCTGTTACACCCGCGAGGATACAGGGCCCAACCGGTCGGATGCCCCTATCCGGTTCGAGGAGTAGTTGGGCAGATGCCCGTATCTAATTCCACATTTGTCCCTCAGCTAAGCCCAGGCAATCCTTACCCACCGCAATCTGAATCTCTCGGGTACCCAGTTCAGCCCCATCTGCTACACAACAGTGCTCCCACAACAGGACCTTCAATTCATCCCAATTTAGAGACTGTACCGCAACCGGGGCAGCTTGGGTTGCAGAGCCCTTCCATTAGGAATTTGTCTGCAGCTCCCCAAGATCCAGCAAGTGCAAATACCCCCTCACTGGATGCACTGTGCTGCAGGCTGCGTGGCGTTGGCGACGCACAAATGGATACTCCGTGCTACAATTCATTAGCTGCACCTCCCAATAAGGAATACATTGGCCACCCACAGCTAATAAGCAAACACAGTGCTTTCCAACCAGTTCTGTCTGGAAAACCTTTCAAGGGGCCATTTGAGAGACCCGCTGTCTCCCTGGCAGATCAAAGACCAAAGGACATTTACACGCACGAGTTCAATCCAAGCACTGATATTTCACCCAATTGTAATCATGGAACATCGGCGTTCAGTAAAGAGAATGAAATTACCAACAGCATGTTGGTAGACTGTGAACTGGGGAGTCCACCAACGAGTTACAGTATTAGTCCTAGCGGAAGAACGTCGGAGGTGAATTTCTTATCCGCACACTCTTCTGAGGCTCACAAGAGGCTGTCTGCCTCTTCTCCACCGATGCCAGTCATTAATAACGTGTTCAGCTTGGCTCCCTACAGGTCTTACCTGGAAGCCACTGGGCTGTTTTTCACAAGTTGCCAGAAATGTCAGTCAGATTGCAACAAACCTTTAAGCTGCTCATGCCCTTCAGAAAGCCAAACGAACCTCTGTGGCACTGCTGCGTTCGCGAATGCAGACTTGCACGAGGAAAGCCCGATGAAGCTCACCCAGGTGATCGATGAACTACAATGCAAGGATGCTGAATTAAAACAGAGCAACCCATCGGTCTGCTCAGGAGCCTGTAGCAAAGAAACTCTGTcgagaaagaagagagagggagggcagccaAATCCCGCGGCCTCTCTGGATCAAGATGTTAACTTGTCCCCAACCCTCGGGATTCAAAATCCTACCCCCCGGCCAATTGCGAGCTACCAAGTTGACAACGATGATCCGACCGGAAAGCTTGAGATGACCAAAGCGGACGCTGAATCTGTCCTGGACCTCAGTGTTAAGAGTAGAAGTCAATCTGTGCAGCCACAATTCTCAGCTTCACCTGGGCGTGGGGAAGAACCAGAATGCATGGGCAAAGAGCTAGGAAGCACAGGAGAAAGGTCAGAGAAGCTGGAAAATAAAGGGGAGTCCACTCGTCACGGAGGGGGACCGAGGAGCGAAGTGGGCGATACTCGGCCGGCACCGCCATCAGTTCCTTGCAAACCCGGAGAAGAAATCAACAGTAAAGAAGTATCAAACGAAGATAAAGAAAACACCGCGGGATCTGTGAATCGTAAGGAATCAGAAGCTCATTTGGAGAGCAGTGGGGCAACGGCAGTTAAAACCACCACCAGCAGCTGTAGCCCCCTCACTGTGGCCCTGAATAGATGTGAAGTACTGAGACCAGCCCCGACTAGAGTGGAGAGGTCCAGTCTTTCTCGCCTACCTGAGGGCCCTGCTGACATGAACATGATAACTGTGCTTGGATCTGTCAATCCCTTGAGATTGATTGTACCTCTGGAGTTGGTAGTGCCGGATGAGGCCAAGTCGGTGCTGAGCCCCACCCCAGAGGTCAAGAAGTCCTCCTGCGAAACCAAGGTCCACATTCCGAGCTGGGGCGAGCCAGCGCAGAGCGCGGGCGACATGCACACGTCCTTCCTGGCTCTGCATCAGAGCTTGTGCTGCATGGTTGCGCAGTCTGTGGCCGAAACCCCCGCGGAGGACCTGCAGGCGCGCTTGCGGGACTTCGAGGCGCGGAGCCGCAGCAAGGAAGATCCAAAGGCGAGGTCCTCCAGCAAGTCCAAGAATGGTCCTCGAAACGAGGCGTCCAAGTCGCAGGAGATGTGGCTCGGCTACGGACAAGTGGCGCCCACCATGCGCAAGCTACTCTCCCAGCTGGAGACGTACCTCTTCACCAGAATGTGCCCCTTTCCCCACGTAATAAGGGCCGGCGCGACCTTCATTCCAATCTATTTGGTGAAGGAGAAACTCTTCTCCAGCCTCAAAGGCACAGCGATTGATCAAGTCTTCCAGGAACACAAAATAGAACTACGACCGACGACTCTTTCAGAGGAGAAGAAATTACAGAACGAGTTACAGCTCCAAAGGTGCTCGTCCAGACTAATCAAGCTGCTCTCCCTGAAGCAGTTGCCCCAAATCTATCCGGATTTGCTGAATGTTCTGTGGTATTCATGTGCAAAGATTCGTCTTG aTCTACCGACACATGTTGGTCTAGATGCGCCAGTCCAG GTCTGCAAGAGGATGAAAACTTGA